The following nucleotide sequence is from Paenibacillus andongensis.
TGTAAGCCTCGAGCTTTCGGGCAGTCGGGTTCACGAACACGCAAAAAACGAAAACAAATAAGTAAAACAAATAGAATAACCTGCACTCACTCCATGAGAGCGGATCATGTTTCATTAGACAAAAATGCAAAAAAAATGATTCGAGGAAAAAACATTATCGGTTTGGGCTCCAGACGAGTTGTATATGATCTGGGTAATGGTTACGTTCTAAAGGTAGCTAAGTCTAAATATGGGATAAAAAGCAACAAGAAAGAAGTAGCCATATGCATGTCATCTCCGTCCGAGTTAAAAAAACATCTTGGCCATATCCTAAAGCACGATGATAGATTCAATTGGATAATCATGAAAAACTATTATAAAAATTTCCGAAAAAATAAAGAAACCATGAAAAAGTTTTTTGATATGAAAGGGAAATTCAAGAAAAATCGAATCATTCCTTATGAGATATCAGGGCGTGAAGGACCCAATTATCAAAATCTGCGTCTAAATTCTGACGGGGAGATCGTTGTGATTGACTATGGAAATTTTAAATACCAAATTTAATTGACGCGGTTGAATACAATAATACGACTCTTTATGAAGGGAGTGGTACATTGTTACATGAAAAAAAAGATAAAAAAAATGATAAAAGGAAAAAGAGTTATCGGGGTAGGTAAATGGCGAGTCGTACATGATTTGGGTAATCACCATGTAATAAAAGTTGCTAAATCAGAAAATGGGAGGTCAAGCAATAAGCAAGAAGTAAATATATATAAGTCAGTTCCATCTCGGTTCAAAAAATACTTGGGAAAAGTAATAACTCATGGGTATGGATATCGCATTTTAATAATGAAAAAGTACAAACGGATGTTTCCCAGATCAAAAAAATATCAGCGTAAACTTTCCTCCTTGAAACGCAGATTCATGAGGAAAGGAATCATTCCTCGTGATCTTCATTCTACTAACTTACGTTTAAAAAATAGTGGACGAATCGTTATTATTGATTATGGAAATTTTATCAAACACCGCAAAAAGTGAAATGCACACGTCTTTTTTAACTTCTAGGAGGAGATATTGTGAGCAAAAAAAAGCGGGGAGTATCGATCATCACATGTACGAATAGGCCAAAATTTATTAGTAATGTCTTAGCAAATTATAAAAGACAGCGTTACCCGATAAAAGAGTTAATTATCGTATTAAATAAAAGCGGCATGAAATCATCCAAGTACCGCAAAAAAGCAAAAGACCATAAACATGTTTCGGTTTACAAGAGGGGGGAAAAAGTCTCTCTGGGTGAGTGTTTGAATTACGCAATAAAACGGACGAAGTACCCCTATATAGCTAAATTCGATGATGACGACTACTACTCAAAATATTATTTGACTGAGCAGATGAAGGCGCTGCGCCGTTCGAAAGCGCATGTTGTGGGAAAAAGAGCCTATCTGGCATATATTAAATCGAAAAAATTGCTCGTCCTCCATTCACCCGAAAAACAACATAAATTCGTTACGTGGGTGACCGGTGGAACCATTTTATTTAAAAGGCGTGTTTTTAATAAAGTTCGATTTCCAAAAATTTCACTAAATGAAGATGTGATCTTTGCAAATAGATGCAGGAAAAATCACTTTAAAGTATACTCCTCAAGTCCTTACAATTATGTAATGATCCGCAGAAAAAACAAAAAAGGCCACACATGGAAAGCCAGTGACGACCACCTTCTATCCAGGAGTCAGATCGTTGCAAAAACCAGGGATTTCCGAAAACTGGGCACCCGGTCAAAATAAGATATTTCCAACTTAACATGGAGGGGGCTGCCGCGGTAGCTCCTTCATTAAATTCTGATAAAGCTGTCATATTGGGATGAGGGATGCAACCATGATCCACAGATCCGCATTATGCATAATTTCCTATACAACAGCAAAAGACCATTAGCATAAAATAATGCTAATGGCCAATACGCTTACTTGTTGTATATTCTATACATAAGCACTGCTGTTTCTGCCCTCGTTGCATTCCCGAGCGGATTGATTCCGCTACCGTCCCCGTTGATAATTCCATTCCTGATTAGCGTAGATACGCTTTGTTTTGCATAGGATGCGATTTCCGATCTGTCCGCAAATCCGGAAAGATTGTCCTCCGATCCTGCTGCAATCTCTTTTTTCGCTTCCTTCAATGCGCGCTCAATCAGTACCATTATGTCTTGTCGGGTTATCTTGGAATTCGGACTGAATTCGTTCCCGCGAACCCCATTGGTAATTCCCAGTTTACGGGCAATCGCTACAGCTTCGGCATAGTAGGCATCAGAGCTGATATCTGCAAATTGGTCATCTGTCTTGGCAGTCAAACCAAGGGTATGAACCAAAAGTTGAACGAAATCGGCTCTTGTAATGTCTTCGCCAGGTTTAAAGATGTCGTTCGATGTACCCTGAATAACCCCTTTAGACACCATGACCTCGATTGCATTTTTTGCCCAGCTATATTCAGCTAGGTCACGGAAGGACTTTAGGACGTAAGCGACCGCATATTTACTGAAGTGCGTAGTCATGAAAGTTACTTTTCCGGTAGTGGAATCATATTTTCCAGTAGGGACTGCTGTTATTCCACCGTTTCCATCTACGTACCAGACCGTAATATGCTCCGGATTCGCAAGCTCTTCGATAGAAGGTGTATAAGGGATCGATACGAGTACCGGCGCATCCGGGTTGCTCCAAGCAACGGTTGACCCATTCACCTTTAAGTTAAGCTCAATGACCGGTTTGCTGCCGATAGATGCTTTGGTTTCTGCATCTAAGCTACTTGTATCTGCTTTCCCGATCGACAATGTAACGTCTGCCGAGCTCACTCCGGCAGAAGTAGCTAACATGTTGGAAGGTACAGCGACTGTGCCGATTTCTGTGGACACTACAACTTTTTTACCATCGTTTGCTGTCAAAACAGAGGCCGGCAAGTTGACCGCATAAAGATTTACTTCCGCTGTCTTCGGTACTTCAATCAGGGCAACCTCCGACTCTTTGAAGGCCTTGTTTAAGGCTAAGACATCCACAGTGACTTTGGCTGTTCCTGTCTCGACAACGGGAGTTTTTATTTTCACCATACCAGGGATATTACTGACAGGTGCTTCCGGTTCTTTGTGTGTATCAAGAGGTTCAGGCGGGTAAGATGTGCTTGTCACCGTTACGGTTAATGCTGCTGTCAATTTTCCGTCATCTGTTTTTGCTGTGATGGTTGCAGTTCCGCTCGAGACTCCGGTGACGGTTACGCTTGTTGTTCCGGTTGCCGCGTTATAGACCGCATTAGTCACAGTAGCCACATTAGAATCTGAAGAGGTGAAGCTTACCGTTTTGTTGGTTGCATTGTCTGGTCTCACGTTAGCCTTGAGAAGCACCGTGCCCCTGACTTCCAGCGTCGCTGCGGTTTTATCGAGAGTCACTCCAGTCACGGTTATCGTTGGCTGTTCCACTGTGATAAGACTAGTGGCCGTATAATCGCCATCCGCTGTTTTGGCCGTGATGGTTGCAGTTCCCCCCGAAATTCCGGTCACAATTACACTTGTTATTCCGGTTGCCGCGCTATAGACCGCATTCGTCACAGTAGCCACACCTGGTGCTGAAGAGGTAAAACGTACCGTCTTATTGGTTGCGTTGTTCGGTGTAATGACAGCCTCAAGAAGCGTCGTCCCTCCGACTCGCAGCGAAGCTGACGTTTGATTGAGCGATACTCCGGTTACGGCAATCCCCGCTTCAATCGGCAATTCCACCGT
It contains:
- a CDS encoding glycosyltransferase; the encoded protein is MSKKKRGVSIITCTNRPKFISNVLANYKRQRYPIKELIIVLNKSGMKSSKYRKKAKDHKHVSVYKRGEKVSLGECLNYAIKRTKYPYIAKFDDDDYYSKYYLTEQMKALRRSKAHVVGKRAYLAYIKSKKLLVLHSPEKQHKFVTWVTGGTILFKRRVFNKVRFPKISLNEDVIFANRCRKNHFKVYSSSPYNYVMIRRKNKKGHTWKASDDHLLSRSQIVAKTRDFRKLGTRSK